ACAACAGTCACCCCACAACACTCACCCCATTCTGTGACCCCACAACAGTCACCCCACAACAGTCACCCCACAACAGTCACCCCACTCAGTGACCCCACATCAATGACCCCAATTAATGACCCCACCACAATGACCCCACACCAGTGACCCCACAACAGTGACCCCAATTAATGACCCCACACAATGACCCCACACAATGACCCCACACCAGCGACGCCACACCAATGACCcaacacagtgaccccacaaCCAATGACCCCACATCAATCACCCCACTCAATGCCCCCAATTAATGACCCCACACCCAACGACCCCACATCAATGACCCCATTGAGTAACTCCACACCAATGACCCCACACCAATGACCCCATTCAGTGACCCCACACCAATGACCCCACATCAGTGACCCCATTCAGTGACCCCACACCAATGACCCCACACCAATTACCCAACACCAATGTCCCCACAACAGTCACCCCATTCTGTGACCCCACACCAATGACCCCACACCAATGACCCCATTCTGTGACCCCACAACACTCACCCCACAACAGTGACCCCACAACAGTCACCCCACTCAGTGACCCAACACCAATGACCCCACAACAATGACCCCACAACAGTGACCCCACAACAGTGACCCCACAACAGTGACCCCATTCAGTGACCCCACACCCAATGACCCACATCAATAATCCAACACAATGACCCCACACCAGTGACCCCACATCAATGACCCCAATTAATGACCCCACAACACTGACCCCACACCAATGACTCAACACAATGACCCCACAACAGTGACCCCATTGGTGACCCCATTCAGTGACCCCACACCAATGACCCCACATCAATGGCCCCATTTAATGACCCCACACAGTGACCTCAAACCAATGACCCCACACCAATGACCCCACAACAGTGATCCATCTCAACGACCCCACACCAATGACCCCATTCAGTGACCCCACACCAATGACCCCACATCAGTGACCCCATTCAGTGACCCCACAACAATAATCCAACACAATGACCTCACATCAGTGACCCCACATCAACGACCCCACACCAATGACCCCACATCAATGACCCCACATCAGTGGCCCCATTTAATGACCCCACACAGTGACCCCAAACCAATGACCCCACACAATGACCCCACACCAATGACTCCACTCAATGGCCCCACTCAACGGCCCCAATTAATGACCCCACACCAATGACCCCATTCAGTGACCCCACACCAATGACCCCACATCAGTGACCCCATTCAGTGACCCCACAGCAATGACTCCACACACAATGACCCCACACACAATGACCCCACACCACTGACCGACCCGCCACAATGACCCCACACCAATAACCCAACACAATGACCCCACACAATGACCCCACTCAATGGCCCCACTTAACGACCCCACACAATGACCCCACACCAATGACCCCACTCAACGTCCCCACTCAACGGCCCCAATTAATGACCCCACACCCAATGACCCCACATCAATGACCCCATTCAGTGACCCTACACTACTGACCGACCCACCACAATGGCCCCACAGcaatgaccccaaatcaatGACCCCACACCAATGGCTCCACTCAACGTCCCCACTCAACGGCCCCAATTAATGACCCCACACCCTACGACCCCACATCAATGACCCCATTCAGTGACCCCACACCAATGGCCCCACACCAATGACCCCACATTAATGACACACCACAATGACCCCACATCAGTGACCCCAAACCAATAACCCAACACAATGACCCCACATCAATCACCCCACTCAACGGCCCCAATTAATGACCCCACACCCAACGGCCCCACATCAATGACCCCGTTCAGTGACCCCACACCAATGACCCCATACCCAATGTTCCCACTCCTTGACCCCACTCATTGACCCCACTCAGTGACCCCACACCAATCACCCCACACCAATGACCCCATACCCAATGTTCCCACTCAGTGACCCCACACCAATGACCCCATGCCCAATGTTCCCACTCATTAACCCCACTCAGTGACCCCACTCAACGACCCCACACCATGGCCCCAATTAATGACCCCACACCCAACGACCCCACACCACTGTCCCCACTCATTGACCCCACACCAATGACCCCACATCAATGACCCCATTCAGTGACCCTACACTACTGACCGACCCACCACAATGGCCCCAcaccaatgaccccaaatcaatGACCCCACACCAATGGCTCCACTTAACGACCCCACACAATGACCCCACACCAATGACTCCACTCAACGTCCCCACTCAACGGCCCCAATTAATGACCCCACACCCAATGACCCCACATCAATGACCCCATTCAGTGACCCTACACTACTGACCGACCCACCACAATGGCCCCAcaccaatgaccccaaatcaatGACCCCACACCAATGGCTCCACTTAACGACCCCACACAATGACCCCACACCAATGACTCCACTCAACGTCCCCACTCAACGGCCCCAATTAATGACCCCACACCCAACGACCCCACATCAATGACCCCATTCTGTGACCCCACACCAATGACCCAACTCAACATCACCTCTCAGTGACCCCACACCAACGACCCCACACCATGACCCCAATTAATGACCCCACACCCTACGACCCCACATCAATGACCCCATTCAGTGACCCCACACCAATGACCCCATACCCAATGTTCCCACTCCTTGACCCCACTCATTGACCCCACTCAGTGACCCCACACCAATGACCCCATACCCAATGTTCCCACTCAATGACCCCACACCAATGACCCCATACCCAATGTTCCCACTCCTTGACCCCACTCAGTGACCCCACTCAACGACCCCACACCATGGCCCCAATTAATGACCCCACACCCAACGACCCCACACCGCTGCCCCCACTCATTGACCCCACACTAATGATCCCACATCAATCACCCCACTCAACGGCCCCAATTAATGACCCCACACCCTACGACCCCACATCAATGACCCCATTCTGTGACCCCACACCAATGACCCAACTCAACATCCCCTCTCAGTGACCCCACACCAATGATCCCACACCAATGACCCCATACCCAATGTTCCCACTCAATGACCCCACACCAATGACCCCATACCCAATGTTCCCACACCACTGCCCCCACTCCTTGACCCCACTCATTGACCCCACTCAACGACCCCACACCATGGCCCCAATTAATGACCCCACACCCAACGACCCCACACCACTGCCCCCACTCATTGACCCCACTCATTGACCCCACATCAATCACCCCACTCAACGGCCCCAATTAATGACCCCACACCCAACAACCCCACATCAATGACCCCATTCTGTGACCCCACACCAATGACCCAACTCAACATCCCCTCTCAGTGACCCCACACCAATGATCCCACACCAATGACCCCATACCCAATGTTCCCACTCAATGACCCCACACCAATGACCCCATACCCAATGTTCCCACACCACTGCCCCCACTCCTTGACCCCACTCATTGACCCCACTCAACGACCCCACACCATGGCCCCAATTAATGACCCCACACCCAACGACCCCACACCACTGCCCCCACTCATTGACCCCACACCAATGACCCCACATCAATCACTCCACTCAACGGCCCCAATTAATGACCCCACACCCTACGACCCCACATCAATGACCCCATTCAGTGACCCCACACCAATGGCCCCACACCAATGACCCCACATTAATGACACACCACAATGACCCCACATCAGTGACCCCAAACCAATAACCCAACACTATGACCCCACATCAATCACCCCACTCAACAGCCCCAATTAATGACCCCACACCCTACGACCCCACATCAATGACCCCATTCAATGACCCCACACCAATGACCCCACTCAACAGCCCCAATTAATGACTCCACACCCAACGACCCCACATCAATGACCCCATTCTGTGACCCCACACCAATGACCCCACACCAATGACCCAACTCAACATCCCCTCTCAGCGACCCCACACCAATGATCCCACACCAATGACCCCATACCCAATGTTCCCACTCAATGACCCCACACCAATGACCCCATACCCAATGTTCCCACTCAATGACCCCACACCAATGACCCCATGCCCAATGTTCCCACTCATTAACCCCACTCAGTGACCCCACTCAACGACCCCACACCATGGCCCCAATTAATGACCCCACACCCAACGACCCCACACCACTGCCCCCACTCATTGACCCCACACCAATGACCCCACATCAATCACCCCACTCAACGGCCCCAATTAATGACCCCACACCCTACGACCCCACATCAATGACCCCATTCAGTGACCTCACACCAATGATCCCATACCCAATGTTCCCACTCCTTGACCCCACTCATTGACCCCACTCAGTGACCCCACACCAATGCcccctccccactgcccccGCACGGCTCTCCCCGCCCCGATGACCCCACAGCGCCGCCCCCACTcgctgaccccacagccccccccgtGACCCACAGCGCCGCCCCCCCCGGCATGGGGCTGAGCTGCGCTTTCCCAGCTGACTCAGACGCAGTGGGATTACAGAGcgtgtggggcggggggggcacaCGCAGAGGGGGGGGTGGCAATAGGGTCAGCGTGGGGACGGCATATAGGGCAATAGGGACCCCACAACTGCGAGCGCAATGGGGACTGCAGGCACAGCTTTGGGGGGGACCCCAACCCGGcgccgtcccccccccccaccagcagcagtgaatGGGGGCGCGTGGGGGTCTACAGCGCAAATAGGGCCGGGGGGGGGACCTCAAATCCGCCCCCCCTATaggctatggggcagagccgtCCCACAGggaagcacagctcagtgcGCACCGTgatgggaatggggggggggggtcagaggggggggggcggccaTCTGAGCCCCACATTCACCCCACAGCTGTCGGTGTGCCCCCCCCCGACACTGCTGCACTGCCCCAACcccacagtgctgtggggcgggggggcagAACGACCCTAtgggggacccccccccccctccctgaccagcaatggcagcacagccatgAGGGGATGCAGGGCTGAGACCCCCCcggaggtggggggggagggatgtggggccggggggggtccCGGCCCTATGGATCGTATTTGGGGTGGTGATCCCATATCCCGGGCATTGCAGGGTGAGTTGTAGGGGGTTCGTATGGGAACCCAGAGATATAGGGGGGGGGGTTTGaagggggggtttgggggtgggggggggatggggtgggggttgaGGGGGGGTTTGAGGGAGAGATGGGGGGGTTTGAaggggggtttttggggtggggggggatggggtggggggggggttgaagggggttttggggggggggggatgggggggggttgaagggggttttgggggggggggatggggtgggggttgaggggggttttgggggggggatgggggggtttttggggtgggggggatggggtgggggggggtttgaaggggggggatggggggggatggggtgggggtgacGGGGGGTttttgggtgggggggggatggggtgggggggatttgaggggggtttggggggggcgatgggggggtTGAaggggggtttttggggtggggggggaaggggtgggggttgaggggggttttggggggggatgggggggatggggggggtttgaaggggggtctttggggtgggggtttgaaggggggttttgggggggatggggagggggttGAAGGGTggtttttggggtgggggggatgggggggatgggggggatgggggggtttCAGGggggggtttttttggggggggtttgggggggggggtttggggggggatggggtgggggttgagggggggttttggggtggggggatggggggtttgaaggggggttttgggggggggatggggggggtttGAAGGGTGGTTTTTGGGTGGGGGTTTGAAGGGGGGTTGagggggggttttggggtggggggatggggggggtttgtaggggggttttggggtggggggggatgggggggttgaggggggggttggggggggatggggaggggttggggggggttttggggggggggatggggggggtttGAAGGGTggtttttggggtgggggggatggggtggggttgagggggtttttggggtggggggggttgaggggggggtttggggtgggggggatggggggtttgaaggggggtttgggggggggatgggggggttgaAGGGGGGTTtttgggtggggggggtggggtgggggggattaaaggggttttgggggggggggagggatgggggggttgatgggggttttttgggggggggggtggggatgaATTGAGGGGACCCGAAAAGTCGTGCAGAGCGATCCACGGCCGGCACGGAAAGGGGGCGGCACCGCCccccgcagcgcagcgccgCACGCCAACGGCCCCCGGCGGAGCCGCGGCCGGACGTGGGGGGGTCCCCGcaacgccccccccccgccgctccGTCCCCCGTTGGGCCCCATTTGCCCCCAATTCTCCCCGCCACCATTTTGTCCTCTCCGCGACGGCCGCTTTAAGATGGAGCGGACGGCGCTGCGGGGAcgggcggccccgggggggggggcgcgggattgggggggggggcgcggatGGGGCTGCGGGACCCCCCCGGGTCGGGGACGGCGCTGAGCTCTGagcgccccgcagcgccccgcagcgccccgcagcgccccgcggcTCCGGCAGCGCTGTCGGGGGATGGCGGGCGGTCGCGATATGCGGGATGGGGGCTGCGCGGCTCCGGGAGCTCTGCGGAGCCGAACCGAACCGAGCCGAGCCGAACtgagccgagcggagccgaaCTGAGCCGAGCGGAGCGGAGCCGAACCGAGCGGAGCCGAACAGAGCCGGGCCGAGTCGAGCCGAGCCGAGctgagccgagccgagccgagccggaCCGGGCAGAGCCGTGCCGCTCGAACCGAGCCGGACCGAACCGAGCCAGGCTGAGCCGAGCTGCTCGaaccgagccgagccgagccgagccgagccggaCCGGGCAGAGCCGTGCCGCTCGAACCGAGCCGGACCGAACCGAGCCAGGCTGAGCCGAGCTGCTCGAACCGAGCCGAGTCGAGctgagccgagccgagccgggccgggcagAGCCGAGACGCTCGAAcagagccgagccgagccgagccgggcAGAGCCGGGCTGCTCGaaccgagccgagccgagccgtgcCGCTCGAACCGAGCCGTGCCGAACCGAGCCGAGTCGAGCCGGGCCGAACCGAGCCGAGacgagccgagccgagccgagccgagccgagccgagccgagtCGAGCCGGGCCGGGCAGAGCCGGGCCGGGCAGAGCCGGGCCGCTCGAACAGAGCCaagccgagccgagccgagccgtgcCGCTCGAACTGAACCGGGCCGAGCCGGGTCGAACCGAGCCGAGTCGAGCCACGCCGAACCGAGCCGGGTCGAGTCGAGCCGATCGAAACCGAGCCGAgtcgggccgggccgagccgagccgcTCGAACAGAGCCGAGCCAAGCCGGGCAGAGCCAAGCTCAGCCGTGCTGCTCGAAccgagccgagccgggccggACCGAACCGAGCCGAGTCGAGCCACGCCAAACCGAGCCGAGCCGAGTCGGGCCGATCCAAACCGAGCCGAgtcgggccgggccgagccgagccgcTCGAACAGAGCCGAGCCAAGCCGGGCAGAGCCAAGCTCAGCCGTGCTGCTCGAACCGAGCCGaagccgagccgagccgagccgggccgagccgggccgggccgaacCGAGCCGAGTCGAGCTACGCCGAACCGAGCCGAGTCGAGTCGAACCGATCGAAACCGAGCCGAgtcgggccgggccgggccgagccgagTCGCTCGAACAGAGTCGAGCCAAGCCGGGCAGAGCCAAGCTCAGCCGTGCTGCTCGaaccgagccgagccgagccgagccgagccgagccgagccgagccgagccgggccgggccgaacCGAGCCGCTCGAACCGAGCCGTTGGAACCGAGCCGTTCCGTGCCGCTCAGTGCCCGACTGATGGCGAGCAGCCGAGCGCGGCCCCACACACCGCAACGCGGAGCTCCGGCACCGACCCGACCCGCACCCGCCACCCCGCAGAGgacccgggggggggggggggagggggggggggggcgcctCTCCGAGCCGACGGGGCGAAGTTTGGGGGTTCGCTTCGAGGCCGAAAGGAGAGCGGTGGGGAAAGGGATGGAAACGGCGCGCGGCGATGGGAGAACGGGGACGGAAAGGTAAAAATAGGAACggatggaggaaagaaaagaggggggggcggccggggggggcggcggggcgggggggggggggacggagagaaaaagggagagaaggggaaaaaggcagGAGAGCAAACAGCCCTtcggccgccgccgctccgTGACGCTTTTCTCGTGCGCCGCTGGGTTTAAAAGCAGAACCGCTCCGTGCGGGGATGGAGCGGTgcgggacggggggggggggatgaggggggggggggcggggggggggagatgggtGCGGGGAGGGGGAGccgggatggggtggggggggggtgagtGGGGTGGATGGGGTGAGGGGGTGGATGGGGTGCGGTGCGGGGTGCGGTGCGGGGTGCCGGTGCGGGGGTGGGGGCGTACCTCGCACCAGGATGCGGCGGCAGAAATCCCCCTCCCCCGGTCCGGTCGGGACTGGTTCTGCCCGGAGCGCAGCGTTCGGAGCGGTGCCGGGATTGAAGGCCGAAGTGGCCGGGATATCCCCGCAGCCTCCCCGCAAAGCTCCGGGTGGTTCCCGCTCTTCGTTGCCTTTTCCCGAACCAttccggcggcggcggcggcggcggctccgggTTCGGCTCCTTCCATCGCTCATCCCTGCGGGAGCCGCGCTCGGGCGTGAACGAACGGGAGAGGCACGGAGAGGAGGCAGCGCTGCGCTGGGGGGAGgagctgcccccaccccccccccccccccccccccaccaccccccccccccccacccccccacaacccccacggacccccccgcccctccccgaCTCCCCCCACGCCTTCCctgaccccccccaaacccccccccacctccgGGGTCGGGGGCGCCGCCACCCCCGTTCTGTCCatatcccccctccccccccggaCGCACTCCGGAGCCCCCGCCCCATAAATGAACCCAAACGGAGGCGAACGGCAGTGGGGACGGGACTGAAGTCGGGCTGAGGGAGAATGGAAACGGGGCGCAaccgggagggggggggggggggggaatgagTTTTAAACGGGGTAAAAAGGGCTGAAAGGGGGTGTGAAAATGGGTAAAGCCGCGTAAAAAGGGGCTGAAGGGGTAAAAGTGCGTAAAGCCGCGTAAAAGGGGGTAAAAAAGGGCTGAAAAGGGGTGAAAATGGGTAAAGCCGCGTTAAAAAGGAGGCCTGAAAGGGGGTGAAAATGGGCTGCAAGGGGGTGAAAGTGGGTTAAAATCGGGCTGAAAGGGGGTAGAAATGGGGAACGCCGGGTTAAAGCGGGGTGAAAAGGGGCTGAAAGGGCCCGAAAGTGGGGAAAAAGGGGCCAAAAATGGGTCAAAATGGGGCCGAAAAGGGGCCGACGGGCGGAGTGCGCGGCGCCTCAGATGGGTTCAAAGGGGCTCAGAGCCGACCCCCCCCCTTTAAGCCGACCCCCTCTTTAACCCGACCCCCCTCTTTAACCCGACCCTCCCCCCTTTAACTCTACCCCCCTCTTTAACCCGACCCCCCCTTTAACCCGAccccccccccttttaacccgacCCCCCCCCCTTTAAGCCGACCCCCACCTCGCTCCGCTCCAACTTCAGCCGCT
This is a stretch of genomic DNA from Gallus gallus isolate bGalGal1 chromosome 4 unlocalized genomic scaffold, bGalGal1.mat.broiler.GRCg7b 4_unloc1, whole genome shotgun sequence. It encodes these proteins:
- the LOC112532885 gene encoding ventral anterior homeobox 2-like is translated as MSDGRSRTRSRRRRRRRNGSGKGNEEREPPGALRGGCGDIPATSAFNPGTAPNAALRAEPVPTGPGEGDFCRRILVRDAKGTIREMVLPKGLDLDRPKRTRTSFTAEQLYGLELHFQRCHYVVGRERSELARQLRLSETQ